The Ictalurus punctatus breed USDA103 chromosome 15, Coco_2.0, whole genome shotgun sequence DNA window TTATCAAATACTTTAACTATTTTTATATATCTAAATGAATATGTTTATGATTGGTTTGGATGTCTGCCAGAAGTGTAGGAGTACTAAATTATTGAAAATTGAAGCCCCAATTGTAGGGTTATTTATTTTGGGAAATTTAAAATATCCCCTTGCAAGGTGAGGGTTGCTATTAAcaaacactatttttttttctacatcacTCCCACTGTTTCACCAATATGATGACTTCAGACTCGAGGTGAGTTGCCCTCATGACTTTGACAGCGACCTGAGACTTGAGATGTCCCTGTTTCTTGCAAAACAGTGACTTTTGATGATGCTGTGATGATGTTGACAATCCTTATTGTTAGTTTGGGTTTCAACTTGTGAAAGTGTTTCATACAGACACAAACATAAAAATCAGTGGGGAAATGATttcttattgttgttttattaaagtaATCCAACTTGCTTAGCTAGCTAGAGAAGGTTCATTTGCTGACTGCTCTATATCTCATTGCGAcaatcaaatataatataaatgagtGCTAATGTCTggagtgttgtattttaattaaagattTCAAATTCATGTTTGTAGTCCTCAGACTAGGTGGAGACTATAACAGATGTATtaaaactgtaaacttttaTGGGCAGTGACGCAGATGCTTGAAGGTTAAAACCTATTCTTGTTTCAGAGTTATAATGTGAACACATTGTCTACATTGTGCAAAGAGTTATTAAACCCTGTGGATTTGCACATGATTTTCATACCATTTGCAGGTTCATCGTCTTTTAGATCAGCTCTCTCACTTTAGTTCCCATCACATtgcactttattcttcttttgttctgttttcttttatttttctctcacacCACTGCACCACTAAGACTAACAGAGTGCCTGGATGGGGTGACAGAAATAGTTGCCTGCAGCCCCTGGAGAAGGGGAATGTGGTCAAGTAATTACCAGGAGAAACCATTCTTTGGTGTAACCCTTGTCTTTCTGTGGGTCAGGTCTAACTTTTAACTTTTTTGTTTGCATTGGCAAAAGACAAACATTTTTGTGCAGCTTtcctttctccttctttttttccatcGCTTTTTATTCACATAAATAGGATTTTACAGTCCGATCTTTCTGTTACCATTTATAGTTCAGCCTATCACTGTGTATTTGGATTCTGCTGAAATAGCCTGCTGATCAGATTCCTGATCAAAGATTTCCCACACCATAAAAATACCACAGGGTCTCGCTGTGTACTGTAGCTGAATGAAATGTCCCTGAGAAAAGTTGTGTTTAagtgtatttcatttttataaaaatatatatttattcacaaTATGGTGATATAATGGTTATAATGTATTCTGTAGACTGCAGGGCAAGCAATATGCAGAGACCAATGGCTAGTTTTTTCTTGGTCCCGACATTCCTCCAGCCAAGCCGAACTGGGAGTATGGTATAATTTAGCTGCTATTTTTACAAATAGGAACACACTgtagatagatttttttaaatgatattttattcaACAGCATGAGAGAAATGCCTGcacttttcagtttttaaacAATGTCATAAGTTGCTCTTTCATAGTATTGACTTGACACCATGATAAATATTTCAGACAATAATGCAGAACCAGTAAGGTAATAATACTGGGATGGGTTCccctttgagtctggttcctctcaaggtttcttcctcatatcatctcagggagtttttccttgccaccatcgacTCTGGGcattgctcattagggatacatttatgaattaaaaatttatatcctaaatttatatatttccgtAAAGTTGCTTGTGAttaatgtccattgttaaaagcactatactgaaaaaattgaattgaattgaattgaagactACAAAGCGCATATCTGGTGAAGATTCCAGACTCCCTTTTCTTTGGTGGTCTGCTTGGGGGACAGATCAAAGGTTATGCCCTTGCATGGTCCAGCTGTATTTATTGTCTTAGCAGCAGAAAGAATGTTGTAACATCACATTTGAAGAGAGAGGTTAAGAATTCATTAGAATGgtgataatattaatataggATCTCTATTTGTTTATTGGGtctttacattttcaaattttCTCACATTTAACTATTagttatgtaaataaatgtagtcAGATTACTTGTAATGTGCTTTAACAGCAAAACATTTCTATTAGGAGTGGGTGATTTGACAAGTTACATTGTGCCTTCATTCTGTAAAACCTAGCCTGGGCAATTTCCCTCCAGAATGTCAGAGGGTACCCTCTCCTGAATTTTGAATGACTTCTTGACAGTAAGGCTGCACACAGAGATCAAGTCTATATGCTTATTTTCTGGGTAACCGATACATGGACTTGAACTCTGTGCGAAACCTTAATTTGTGCCTGCAACTGTGTTCTGAGTCATGTTTTTTGGATAGTGAGCTCGTATATGACCTTATTTGATTCTTCTCAACTTTGCTGCTTGCCTAGTCCgttcatctttttttgttgGATTAAAATTTTTGGTTATTTTGTCCCTTACTCACTTTTAAGTGCTCACCTGGCCCACCACTACTTTTAACCCAGTGCTGGTGAACCACTTGTATGCTAGCTTCAAGTAGGAATTCTGAGAAGTATTCAATCACCCGGAAATGGGCAAGGATGCCGGAGAAAGACCTCGCAATATAAGTCAAGGTAGAACAGTCTACCTAACAGTTTCTATTCTGGGAACAGGGGGCATATTTGGGCCACATGTGCTCTTAGATCTCCTGTTGCTGCATGGTTCTTCTTTGTAGAAAAAAAGATGGCAGACTCTGACATTGCATTGATTACAGGGGTCTGAATCCTGTCACTGCCAAATACACGTACCCACTACCCTTGTCCCATTTTCTATTGAACAGTTAAGAGGGGCAAAAATCTTTACTAAACTTCACCTATGAGGTGCATGCAACCTGGTTCATATAAGTGAAGAGGATGCGTGGAAGACCACCTTCATCATTAACACCAGTCATTATGAATATTTGGTGATGCCATATGGGCTAATGCTTTTAACTCACCAGCTCAAGGTAAAAATAAGTCTTTCTGTTTGATATCACCCACAGCGGATTGGTCATTTGGAGTGCCTGAACCAAGAGATCTTTGATCATATTGTAGGAACAACCAACAGGAATAAGTTAGCTCCACTAAGGAGAGTATGCACAAACTTATCCATTGGCTGTCCACATTGGGATTTCAACCCTTTCTCTTATGTACCACAACCTTTTTGTGTACCAACCATTTGGTAATAAAAACCTCTGCACATGGATCCTGGAAAGTTATCCTGATATCGTGAGAAGTTTCTTTTTACAAATTCAAATGAAGGACGGTGGTGTTTTGGATTTCATTCAACTTCATACCTATAAAGTTGTAAGAAAAGATTCAAGTGATAACCTTGTCCATAACCTTAAACTTTTAAAATTTTCATACAATCTGAGTCATGCAAATTCTTACTAATTTATAAGTCTGAGGTTCATAGAATGGTCTAGTAAACTGACTCTGTCAAAGTGCCTTGCTTAAGCTGACAGAGAAGCAGAGTGCTTCAATTCTGATCCCCTTCCCAAAAAACTGCAATactgttaaaataaaaccactgtTATTTTATTCAGGAGGAGAACATTGCTTTTGATTGTGAGTTGAAGTGGCTTAAAGGTTCAAATTTTAGGGCTGGAGATACATTTAATAGGGGAAAGCAATTGGTGGGCTTGCTTCATTGCTAGATTAGGAGAACATGTTCAGGGATTATCAGATGGGAAGATAGGGGAAGCTTAGTTTAAAAAGCTTAGAGTAAAGCTTAGTTTAAAATTCAGATGAATGATTGTAGTACCAGCAGTGGTCGGGCAGTTTCTTTAACTCCTTTGCCACGGAGTGAACCGTTAGCTCATCTCAATTCCTGTCACAGTAGAGACACAATCACCCTCATCTGGAAGAGGTTCAGCCATGACATCATGAACTTGCTGTCCACCCTCCCAGACACGTACATACGGACTGAATGACAGAAATAACCCCACCTTCCCCTTTCCTGTCTAATGAATAGCTTGTGTGTTTGTAAAGGCCTGTTAGACTTTTCCACTGACACCACAAACTGTATAATCAGTTCTGACCCagacacacatatgcacacagtTTGTCTCATTATTTTCTCCATTCTGCTATaattttggggatttttttttttttttttttacagcctgACAAGAATTATTATTCAAAATACATTTCTGACTGTGAAATCAAATTTGGCAGTGATTAAAGTGGATTCTCTTGGCCCTGACATGGCTCAGGCCTAGGACACCTCACCGTGTTGCCCACCATGACAgtgaaatttcttttttttatatattttgtaatataattCTGTAGACTATATTTTAAATTCATCATGCTGTGCATTCCACACCAAAAATGTCTGCTAATTGCTAAAGTGCTTTAGTGGTAAATTAGTGGTTATTTGGGAGCTTTTTATGGTTGCAAATTGCACCTCGTCCATGCTATTCTGTTCCCAAGACAGAGAGAATATTctagtgcttttatttttagatttttatttttatttttagatttttatctggttttcacatacacacttgtTAATCCTCCACTATTGCATGAGAGCTACCAGCTGGGGAGGGAAAGGCACTAATTCATGCTTTCTCTAAGAAATGTGCAGCTCTGCCATTTTGTCTTCTTGTGCAGTTCATGCAATGTCACAGCTTTTGCTCTTTTGGACCCATGACCATTGGTGGCTATTGCATGGAATGTCAGGAATTGAACTTGCAATCTTCCAACAATAGGGTGAACACTACTCTGTTGCGCCACTTGGGAGCCACATTCTACGTTTATGGGTCTGCACAAGTGAGGACAACTAAAGATATCAGATTAACCATATACTGTACTTGCACCGATTAACCTGATTGAGCTGAACTCAGGGTGTCTATATTTTTGGATTTCTTAATATGTGATAATGGTTTTTATACAATTTAAGATATGAATTATACTGTTTATGTAGAAATCAGATAGCTAGAAATCAGGATTATTAGAATGCATGTAAATGCACACAGTGCAGTATTAATTTCCAGTGCAGGTGCAGAGTTTGTAACCCTGTTGAAAATGAGGCTTAGCAGACTTGCTGACTTGTGAAAAACTGTCATATTATTGAAGAGAAGCTGGTCTGAATTTATGTAATACAAGAGTCCTTTTATCATTGCATTACACACTGTTGCAGTGTTATTACTTTTTTCTGAATATTGGTCAAgcctatatataaaaatatcttcTTTTATTTGCGTGACAAGCTGTTGGCCCAGCTTGCAAACGTTAGCAGGTAAGCATGTGCTAAAGGGATAGTAGTACAACATCCTTCCATTAAAGTCACCTTTGAGAGTAGACCTAGCTATTACTTTCAAAAATccacaatatgtaaatattaatgtgaATACTAAATATGTTAGGCTTCATatcacatttcttttcattgggtggctgtggctcaggtggtagagcgggttgtccactaatcgttgGGTTGGCGGTTCGGTTCCTGGCCCACATGTTTCCaaatgccgaagtgtccttgggaaagacactgaaccccaagttgctccagatggcaagctagcgccgtGCATGGCAACTCTGCAgccgttggtgtgtgagtgtgttggtgaatgagaaacactgtaaagtgctttgtagaactgctaaggttaaaacaGCGCTATATTTTCCCCAgtgtaataatttaattaataaataacatgttaCCTTCTACAgactaaataaaacacaaattgatcactttttaaaatcattattataagaaaacaatcatttcattcatttcttgcAGGTCTGAGCATACGTGTTTGTGCTCTGTCAGTATCTTAGTGATGGTCTCCTACTTCTctctcctgctgctgctgagtgTGTTCAGCTTGACCTCCCTCTCACTGGCGCTGCCCTTTGAGCAGAGGGGCTTCTGGGACTTTGGCATTGATGGCGATGGGGGTGGTCTGACAGTAATGATGAGGGATGAAGAGGAAGGTTCGGCTGTGCtacccacagaactgccgcCGATTGAGGTTCCTGTGTGTCCATTTGGGTGCCAATGTCATCTGAAAGTGGTACAGTGCTCTGATCTGGgtgagtaatgtgtgtgtgtgtgcctgaaggagaagagagagaacaaaagagatGCAAGCCTagttaaaatatgaataaacaaGCAAATTAATCAGGTAAGATAGGAACCCATTTAAAGGATAAGTGAAAGTTGTAAAGATAAACACAACCCCACgtctcagtaaaaaaaaattatattctgAGTGGTTAGTCTGAGAGGGAGACATAGAGAAAAAGACAGGCATACTTTAGGGATTTACTCAAATAGCTTGGAGGAAATGTGGACTTTGATGGCAAATGAGATGAATGAGATGGTACTGTGCAATTTCCTTGCAAGCATCAAGAAGAAATTTTGTGTTGTTCttgggacagacagacacgggATATTTGACCAAAATATGGAAATAGAGTGATGTCCTGCAGACAGAGATATGCTGAAAATCTGAGTTTGAAGAGCTTTTGTTTGTCTGCAAATTAAAATCAAAATGGATGATTCATCTATCCCCTGAACCTATAGATGTTGGGACAACTGTCCTTGTTAAAAGAAGCATACGTCAAAGAGTGATATACTTTCTGTTGGCTGTTCTCTGTCCTATGTTTTACATTCCACTGCTGGGAATTAACGGAAATATGTTGTTTTACAGTGAACTGTGTGTAAATTTGTAATTACTACATTGTCATTAATCAACTGTCTCCAAAATAGACACTATAAATAACACCTGAAGtgagaacagaagagaagagagagtgagagagagattgagagagagagtgagagagagaatgcaggaaatattttttttcttttgtgtatttttatgtataCATCTATTTTGCGTATGGGAGTCTATTTGTGTGTCTTTTGCTTTATGATAAATACATAGTTAAACAAAATAGTTTCACCAAGCAGCCTCAAGGGTTCTACTGTTTGTCCCTGTGGCAAAGCTTTAAAGGATCTACAACACAgggttttacttttcagttcAACTAAAAcccattttaaaaaacagttaaccatttaaaatcattaaccatccaaagttagtttttttttttttacctaggccAGTTGAGAAACCTTTTTAGCCGTTGGAGCTACTTGGAGCCGCTCAAGGGTGCAACAGGTAGAGTTGGCAGCCCTGGTACAATCCTGACCTCAGGCTACTCTCTGTGTGGTGTTTCTTTGCATATTCTCCATGTATCTGTATGGGTTTCCCCTGGGTTCTATAGTTTCTTctcacctcctaaaaacatacCAGTATCGGGAGTGACTGTGTTAcattgcctctaggtgtgaatgtgtgtgtgcatagtccCCTGTGCCAAAGTagcatcccattcagggtgtatggCCACATGAcaagtgttcctgggatagtctctggatccaccgcaaaaaagtggttactgaagatgaatgaatgaatgaatgaaataccCAATTGTACATTTAATCTGTTTTCAGAGTATCCCACATATTTTTTGACAAGTTGTATCTCATAATGCTGTCTCAAAGATGTTGAAACAGAGGTTTAGCCAATTGTGTGTcggatttatttaaaatataagcCAGCTTTTAGAGTGCAGATTTGTGGGACGTTGTGGTTGGTTTGTTGCAGTTGGGGTGTAATTTAGTTTTGAGTTGTGGTTGGAACTCAACCACAACTCAAATTGTGGGGATTTGTTGGATACCAATGAAAAGTTGTCAGACTGGGCTGGCTTACTGTTGATTTTATGGAGTGGCAGTTGGGAAACCAGCTAAGAATCAAATTAAGATACCCAACATTTTCAACCAACACAAAAGCCTATCTCAGTTTTATTAGTTAGTTATGCGCTACTATTGGCACAGCATATATACACcagccttgctcaagagcctaAGAGTGGCTGTCTGGCAGTTCTGGGATTCAAATACACACCTTTCCAATTACTGAGCCACCATTTCCTTCAGCTAGTACATAACGATGCCTTACTGTTGACATAAAATGGTTTCTAATAAGGTGAGTGGTATTTAATTTCCCTCTCATCTATTTCTGACCCCATTTAAGCCATAAGCTGcagttatttaacatttactgcACTGAAGATGACTGCAGTTAAATAGAGGTAGAGGAGGGGCTGGTGTAATTCACTCCTTTTTACTGAGGGGGGCTCATGAATATTCAACTGCAGGGTTTATGGCATTGAACTATTGCAAAATAGTCATGGCTAAACCCCACAGATAATATTACCATAAGTTTGCTGCCTGTAAAATGGACAGCTTCATGGTTCATGGAACATCCTAAAAACACTACGCTTTTGCTCACATTAAATACTTCATATCTCAGCACTGAATGTAACAGAAGCTGTGAGATTTGGTgtgttacatttcatttttttttgctttcacttGCTGACATAGAGGAAGCCCTGACCTAAGAGCTTCTGTAAATCTAAACCAGCTGGAGAGCATATGGTGTATCTTGGTGGGGATCAAAGCAAAAGTCCCCACAAGGACAGttatatctgacagttttgaccttatGGGGCATTTGGCTGGTCCACAAAACtgacacttttatttaaaaaactaaaagagcCTAAAGGTTCCTTTTGGCTACTGAATTACTTTTGCCTCTATCGACATCTCCgtttaaaacataaaactgcaaGTTACTTGCggactttttatttaaatttttatgtGGGTTGTGCTAcagcactgctcctctgggcggattaatctgatggtttgaggttTTCTTATGGGTTGTATATTGGCTCCGATACTTGACAATGGAGGAGGCGGCAGTTACagttttcttggagtagaggtgagTTGCTTtctctcatagctagcagaaaataagtgcaatttaccacaTTGACCATAGCaaaaaacaacatcaacaacagcaaaaacaacaacatagaTAACATCTCTGCATCACtcttcaatcccttcagatctcAGAGTATTCGGCACCTCTCAAAAACCATACCAgtatttattctcattttagcacgggctctgtcagtttccctttttgactgcaggctctccgCAGTTCGAGgcttcttggttttgacaacagctTATTCCCCAGATGATTGCGTTTagaactatccagattaaaagcagccatctagatgacaagtttaaattctaagcaactcttGTAAggacaagctacaaacactccaccatcctcagccgCCACAAACACGATATAGCAGCCgacttttcttctttctgtttacggacATGACATAACCACGCAAAGGCTTGGTGACGTCAAAGGCCAACCAAATGACATCAAACTGACATTTCCTGCAAAATTGGACCAGACAtatcaaattataaatcattattataagcttaccATTGCAAGTAAGATAAGGTAAGTAGACAGTtttgaacattgattattttacgTCCTTCCTCAATAactgatttttgttcatttttaacagaaaaaaggttgatactgcagctttaagattagggttaggtttagctGTAAGCACAGCAtaaattagctgcattaataattgtttataatgtactgtattgtttataataatgtttttatcaTGTATATGTTGTCAGCCGTATGTGTACACACTTGTATGTATAGAACTGCTGTAAAGTAGAACATATacaatttgtgtttgtgttcaggtTTGACCTCAGTCCCTCAAAACATCCCAACTGACACCAAGCTGCTAGATTTGCAGAACAACCGCATTACAGAACTGAAAGAGAATGACTTCAAAGGCCTCAGTAACCTCTATGTAAGTAAGGCTAGCAGGATGTACCCATAAAGAAAGATCATGAAGGGGCATATTTTTTAGCAAGAATTTTACTGGAGGGTTGAATGACTGCTGAACTACACTGCTATAtggacagatatatagatagagggAAAATATGTGGGAGGAAAGATGACAAAACAATCCAACAGGATGTTGAAACAGACCATGCTGTCCTGCAGCAGAATGCCCCTGCTGTACTGAGAGTGTGGGTTTCTGCCAAACTGAATATTTTAGTTCCGTCCCGTACTCACAGCCAAGCACTTTTTTCCTCGTCATTTATTTAGAGCCCTAACCAAACTCAATATTTAACATGGCAAATCCATGAGATGAGAATATACTGTTAAAATGACTCTTAATTAAtacactgtattttaaaaaatggttcttCAAATGTACTTTTGTTTTTAAGGGTTTGATCTTTCTAATAGGGTTCTTCTTGGAAACTTCTGACAGGGCAACCCTTTTGGTTTCTCCCAATGGACCAAAAGGTCCTAGATTAGGGTATTAGGCTGCTACTTTTCAATGTACATTGAATGGGTGCTGTATTCCAGATGTTCTCAAATGTTTTGCAGTTAAGGACCACATTACCTATAAAGTAAATCCCATGCACAATTTATTGTATTAACATAAGACAACTCTTAAGTTAGGCTCATTATTTGAGTGTGAACAGTAATGTTCTGGTTATTTATTGGAGCCATGATCGAACTTTCTACCCACAGAACATCAGctgacttgtttttgagttattgagattttgattaaacccattcaattcaacTGAACAATTAAACAGGTgaataactataagaactcaataacaaatacaactttgagaaccactaATTACTTGCATAGTTTTGGATTGTAATATctgatttgtttctgtttctctctgtcctgtCAGGCTTTGTCACTGGTCAACAATCAGATCTCTAAAGTTCATCCGAGGGCCTTCACACCACTAAAGCACCTACAGAAGCTTTATTTTTCCAAGAACCAGCTGACAGCGATGCCCAAAAACCTGCCGCCTTCACTGGTGGAGTTGCGCATCCATGACAACCACATTAAGAAGGTGCCCGCGGGCTCCTTCTCTAACCTCGGCAGCATGCATTGCATAGGTCTGGAGCTCCCTCACTATTATGTGGAACAGTGTTAGTACTTTGTCCCAACAGTTCCCTTTTTAGATGCAGACTGTTGGTTTTGTGGTGGACGCTCTGACTAATTTTTGACCATCTTTTGAAACTTTCCTTGCAGAGATGGGTGGGAACCCCATTCAGAACAGTGGCTTTGAGCCTGGAGCTTTCAAAGGTCTCAAACTCAACTACCTGCGCATCTCAGAATCCAAGCTAACCGGCGTGCCTAAAGGTGATTATCTGAGTCAGATATTTATTCTATCTATATGATCAACCAAAGGCATCTATGTTTTAATATTCTCTGGTTCATGTTTGCCTTCCAATGTTAAGTTAAACCATGCAAGGTCTGATTTTTATTTGGTTGTGCACAATGCCAAACACTTGCCTGTTCTGATTGTATTGTGATTAATCCCTCTTCTCTCAGATCTCCCTGACAGCCTCCATGAGCTCCATTTGGACCATAACCAGATCCAAGCAATTGAGCTGGAGGACCTGAGGCGCTACAAGCAACTGTATAGGTCAGTCAAACTCCCCAATTTTTGCAGCACTGGTCATGGGGCTTCCTTGTGGCAACAGTGCCACCTAATGTTCTAATccgtatacagtactgtgcaaaagttttaggcaccctatttattattttttttagtacaaactttgttatagatttttgttttttgatgtctacattatcgagtcagtacaaaaacattttagatttccaaacattagttttccagcacaaatttaaatgttacagaaaaatgtttgtatttcattaaagaaagcagcatattaactggtaagagacacttttcagacaaaaaaacataatgaaggctgctggattttgctgcaaaaatgagaagcaagtgcgacagtcaaagtctccagaagaaccgtgtctggttcagcaacatgctcagtaaaacttacagctcattggGGTTGCCACACACAATATTGCCTTCATTCTTCATTCAAGATTCATTCTTTCGTATAACCTGTCTAGTGAAGCTAAAATATGTAATCAGGTTCCCTGGATTTCCATGTCAGTATGTTGCTTTCCTTAATCTGTTGCCATCCTGTACcttttcttacacacacacacacatatatatatatatatatatatatatatatatatatatatatatatatatatatatatatatatatatatatatatatatatttgtgcattTTCAGACTAGGCCTGGGTTATAACAACATTCGCAATATTGAGAGCGGCAGCCTGTCCTATTTGCCAAACCTGAGAGAACTGCATTTAGAAAACAACCGGCTGACCCGTGTCCCCAAGGGCCTGGCTGACATGAAGTATCTGCAGGTGAGTGGGGATGGTATGGGACGTGAGGAAAGCATACATTGAATATGTTTGGCAAGGTCACGTCTGGGATAGGTCAGATCTGTCATGTAAGATGGAAAGGTTAGAAACAGGGAGCTCAGTGTTGAAGGAAAGAAGGCAGGACTAGAGAGCTGCCTCAAGAAAAGCTAGACCctgatacaaacacacacaaaagtaacAAATATAACCCTAATCAAAAACTAAATTCTTATAATTCATCTTTCAGGTGGTGTACCTGCATTCCAACAACATAACCCAGGTACGCGTGGATGACTTCTGTCCTCAAAGTTATCACATGAAGAAGAGTTTCTACAATGGCATTAGTCTTTATGGAAATCCCGTCCAATACTGGGAAGTTCAGCCCGCAACGTTCCGCTGTGTTAGTGACCGCTTGGCCATTCATTTTGGAAACTACAAGAAATAGATGCACAAGGAGCCAGAGAGTAGAAAGAATGAGTGATGGATATTGAACAATATCAAAATAAAGCTGAAGAGTGGAAAGAAAATCACAAGAGTAGAGTGGGGAATAAAATGTACAGTGGGTTTAGATTAAAGTGGTCTTGATACACGAGGATCTTAAAAGCAGTTTAATAGGAAATGGAGGCTTGTCATGTTTCAAATGTACAGCCTGAGAGCACAGCTTGGCAACATGCTAGGATATATTCACTCAACCATTCACTGAAGTACCTTTCAGTTTTTATAATAACTGTTATTGTTCATCAGATATGTTTAGTAGTAATTactatgtattattattataggttattattgttgttgttattattattattattattattattattattataacagagAAATTAAATATAGATATTAATAGTAATTTGCTCTTTATGTGTAGATCTGCCTATATGAGTGTCTTACTCAGTCATTGTCTTGCTTCTTGTGCTTTTGGTGTCTCTTCCTGAGGGGGTGTAGtaagtatgtactgtatatgataaGAGACTACTTGTCCTATACTTTAAAGAGCAGTTTTTCAGGCTCCATATGTCCATTCAGTATCGTTACTGAGCCTGGAGCTGATCTCTTCTAATGTACTGTTTTGCACATTGCCTCTTCGTATTCCAGATGGAAGTTCTGGATGGGTTGAGCCTGTCCATGCTTGTACTCTGCTCATCTCCTACATtttgagaataaaataaaattctttatGACTTGATAATGGTCtaaaatatgtacatacatttatatactgtgtatatatatacacgtgtgtatgTTAAATATTGTAAGTTATAAAATCAATATAACCTAGTCTTTTCTGCACACCTGCTTATTATTAGATATTTACTATATACTAATGTGAGTAATATAGTAAAATAGATCaggaaatacacaaaaatgtgcattgctgat harbors:
- the bgnb gene encoding biglycan b, whose amino-acid sequence is MVSYFSLLLLLSVFSLTSLSLALPFEQRGFWDFGIDGDGGGLTVMMRDEEEGSAVLPTELPPIEVPVCPFGCQCHLKVVQCSDLGLTSVPQNIPTDTKLLDLQNNRITELKENDFKGLSNLYALSLVNNQISKVHPRAFTPLKHLQKLYFSKNQLTAMPKNLPPSLVELRIHDNHIKKVPAGSFSNLGSMHCIEMGGNPIQNSGFEPGAFKGLKLNYLRISESKLTGVPKDLPDSLHELHLDHNQIQAIELEDLRRYKQLYRLGLGYNNIRNIESGSLSYLPNLRELHLENNRLTRVPKGLADMKYLQVVYLHSNNITQVRVDDFCPQSYHMKKSFYNGISLYGNPVQYWEVQPATFRCVSDRLAIHFGNYKK